Within the Equus przewalskii isolate Varuska chromosome 1, EquPr2, whole genome shotgun sequence genome, the region GACCCCTACACTTCCACAGGGCAGCCAATCCCCCCAGGCAGGGCTAAAGTGCCTGGAAGTGGTCCACCCAAGTAGTGCGGCCACCCTGTCACTAGGCTCTGAAGGAGTTCTGTTCACAAAACaagtgggagaggagaagaagggaggggtGCTCTGGTCATAGACCCTGCCCCCACCGCTCTGCCAGAGGAGGTCCAGAGAGCTGGGCCTGGCCAGAGACAGCAGGGAAGGTCCAGAAGCAGGCTTGGAGCTCAGCCTGAATTTTGGAGCAGCTGGCTCCTGGCTCCCCAAGCCTACAGGAAGGCAGCTTCCGTCTTCCTTCCCCTATTGGCCAGCTTCTGGCCTTAACCTTTTCTGGATCTCCAACCCCTTTCAAGAATCCAATGTGTTACGTAATATTGCCCCTGGAAAAATGTGTCCACTTGGGCTCTCATACATAATTTTATACACAATTTCTAGGATGTGCAGAGCCCCTGAAGCCCACTCAAAGAGCCTATGGTTAAGAACCCCCTGATTCCAGGATTAAGACTTGAGTGAGAAAAACTGGTCTTCAAATCCTAATTACTCCAAAacaggctgtgtgactttggatgagttgcttaacatctctgggcctcattttccttatatgTGAAATCGGGGTAATAGCAGTagctacctcatagggttgtgagtagtaaatgaaatgaataaaactcTTAGCCTGAAGCCAGGCACATGGTAAGGGCTTACGGTGtttattgtcattgttattgTTCTTGTTGTTACTGCAGACAGTGGCCCAAGGCAGAATATAAAAACCAAGTTGGCAGTCCTGGTTCAGCTAGGGTAGCAGGAGGCCATCTATCGGAGTCTACTTCTGTAGCAGAAGAAACACTCTGAATTCCACAAGGAGTGTTGAAGTAGCAGGTCCCTGGGGGACAAAAATGATCCCTATTGGTGGTCAAGTCAACTCATTTCAAGCGGTGTCAGAACCTTTTTTCTGTGGGAAGCTCTGGCCTGAGGGCCAACACTGGTGCTTACACAAATAATCTGGAAAGGAATGGGGCTACCAAAACAATCTGGATTTAAGCCGATGGAGCCTTTGGGGGGTTACTTGAATTATTCTCCTGAGCTAAGGAATAACTCATTTTGCTTGGGTCTACAGGGTCCCCTTATCCGGGCAATTCATGcaatgctctttttttcctccttgtctaGAACATTCACTAAACtagagagaaagcagaataatCCCTTCCCCTTCCACTGGAGAGGGAATCAGGCTGGACCTTGGCAGTATAGGCAGCAAACAGGAATTCGGGAGCCAGGATACAGTGTAGACCGGGCTCTGAAGAAAGGCATTCCCTCTACGGGAGCAGACTCCAGGGACCAGCTGCTTCCAGCTCCGGGGAGATGACACCGGTTCAGCCGACTGGGATTGGGGGGGCCCAGAGTGTCTTTCCCACCCAGCActggatcccaggcagggagtTGGGAAGGTTAGATCCTGGAGAGAGATGGCAGGGTTCCTTCTCACtaacccccaccccactgcccctgAGTTACTCCCCTTTCCAATTCTCACAATCTCCAAATCTCCTCTGAAGGGGAACAGTCAAGGCCCaagtcttcctcctcttccacaaTACACAATCCTTCGCCCTCCATTTGCTCAACAAAAACTCATTTAATCAATATGCAATACAATACACGGAGGGTGCCCGGGGCTCAGCCAGGCCTGCACAGGTCTTGGGTGCATcaagatccctgccctcaaggatctCCCagtctggagggagagggagtgaGTCTGTGCAAACCCAAACCACAGCTCCTTGCTCTGCAGGAGGTGTCTGGGAAGCCGGTGGATTTGGGCTCCCAGGAGTTCAGAAGACCCCAGCCACCCACGCACTGGAGTCTGGAGTTGGGAGAACCTCTGGGTTGGGAAAAGGTCGGTGGGGAAGTTGGGCTGGTTTCTGAAGATGGCCTGGATGAGATGATGGAGGCAGGAGACCCTAAGCAACAAAATGAGGGGTGGCACCACATGCCCCCTGAACCCCTAGCTGTGTGGAGCCGTTTGCCTGAGAGTTCAACCCAATTTggccaaaaaaaacacaaaacaaaacaaaaagcaaagccTCGGGATAGGGCGGCAGGTACCagccaggaaggaaagaagaggtttGGTGACAGTGGAAGGAAGGAGTAATACAACAGACGGCTGTGGAATGTCCTGTCCATTTTGACACGATGTGGCAGAAAACTAAAGGTCCCATGAAACAGGGCCCCAGTGGAGGAATTCTATGCTCCCACCCCTCTGCCTCCCAATTCACATTCCTCACCTTCCTGGCAGCCTCACAGTAACCCTGAACTCTGCTGGTCCTGAGGGACCGGGAGATGGGCAACAGCAGGGTTGTCCTTAAGATCCTATCCTGCAGGCCAATATCAGGGGCAAAGACAGAAATAGACAGAAGAATGGGGGGTAGGTGGAGTATGAGAGGGATCCGCTCCCATGATAGGGACCCAAGAGTTCCCCTTCCCTGGTCTGGAGGGGCCTCATCTGCTGGCCTGCCGGATGTGGCTTGCCTAAAGCTCTGGGCCACAGCTTTTGGGGTCGTGGCAGGAAAGGACTGCCAGCCAGAGGCTGAAGCAGGATCCTGAGAGCAGAAAgtgagaggagagggcagaaCCCTCTTGATCGCAGAGCTTCTAAGCCAGCAGGGTCTGGCTCCCCGGCGCCCTCTCCCTCAGGTCCCTCTCCACCATCTCCAGCTCCACGGTTGCTAGGCCCAGCATCACCTCGTGGCTCCCAGAGCAGCACTGAGGCATCAGAGACAGGCCTGCCTTGGGGATAGTTCTGCAGCTCTGGGGGAACTGAGAATCCCATTCTCACCATTCCTGCCTCTGAGCATCTGTTCTCCCCCCAAAATTCAGGACAAAGATGGGGAAGAGGGTAAGGAACTCTTCCCAACACTCCCAAGCAGGCCTGAGGCAGGCACTGGGGTCCCAAACAAGAATCCTTTCTCTCTATGCAGTCCTTTTTACTCTGGAGAGCTGCAAGCCATATTCCAAACAAATAACTAAATGGGAGATAAAGAAATCCATCTCTGACGCATGGCGGTCCCTATGCTGGAAGCATCCAGGGAGAGAACCTGtcccctgccccacagcccagCTTGGCCCGCTCCCTCCTAGGGCAGCTATGGGAGGCAAGAAACCCAAGAGGTCCTATTCTTCCCATCCCAAACTCTGGGCTGGGCCACAGTCCTCTGCACTGGCCTCTCTGGGCCCTTCTCTCCACCAAACGGGCACCAGGCCACACTGCCTGCTCAGGAGTTTACAAACAAAGCCAGGGAAAGGGCTGGGGCTATCTGTGGGGAGCGGAAGAGCTCTTCTTCCCTTGACTCCAagtccctcttcctcccctcccttctccagggCCAGAAATGGAAAATTAGGATGGCGGGCCAATGGCCCCACACAAACCAGAGgagggaagcaagagagaaaagagcctGGGGGCACAGCCCCCTTGGTGCCTCAGGGGAATGGAAGATATAGGTAGGGATTCAAACACGCCTAAATATCCACATGTTCACATATGTTTACACAAATATGCACATGGAGaaccacacacaaacatacatattcaaaaatataaacacattcaAATACCGATGCACACAAATGCTCGCCCGATACGCACAGAGTCCGGCCGGCCGTAGGGTTCCCAGTCCCCGGTCTGACTCGAACCGGCCCCTCTGCGGGTTCCTGAGTGCGCAGCCCCTGCCTTGGCCCGGCCCCCTCCAGCCCCCGCCCCGCATCCGGAACAGCTGGAGTCGGCCGGCCGGGCGGTACACTCGAGCCCGGCGCTGGGCTGGGCGGGGCCGGCAGCGGGGCCCCGGCCGGGGCCCGGGCAGAGCGCAGCGGGGAggccccgggccggccccgtTAGCGCCGGCACCCGGCCCGGCTGCCCGGTCGGACGCCTGCCACCAGGCGGGCCGTGGCCCCAGCCGGCCCGGAGAGCCGCGGCCCGAGGAAAGAGTGTGCAAGATTGCCGGAGGAGGTAAGGCTGTCGCTTCGGGCTCAAGCTTGGGGAGAGGAGCCTAGAGCCAccaactcctccctctgcctctcgaCTGGGGAAGTCTAAGTCCTCTGAatggccccctcccccagcccctggggtcCCCCACCCCCGTGTCCCTTCTCGCCTCACCCAGGGCTGCAGAGCCTACTCGGACGCCCCGCGGGCCAGCCCGGCAGCTGCAGGTTCCCTCTCCCCAGGCGCGTGGCCCAAGGCCGCGGGTGAGGGGCAAGAGGGTCTAGGGGTACGGGCGCTGGGTCTTTGATCTCAGCTGGGCAAAGTCCGCGCTGGGCGGCGGCGGGACCCACCCAAGCTCCTGCTCTTACCTGGTCCGCGCGGCGGCCGCGTACCTCCCTGGCTGGGCTCTCGCCGTCCTTCTCGGGCGCCAAATCCCGGGTCGGAGAGCCTGAGACCTCCGGGCCAGCGCTGCCATCGCAGCCAGGCCGGTGGGAGGCGGGTGCGCCAGGAGCGCGGCTCGCAGTTTGGGGTGGGGGCGGCGGCTTTTCAGTCGCCGGAGGTTCGGGTGCAATAAAGGCGCTGCTAATGTAATTTACAAACAGCTCGGGCCGAGCGCGGCGCAGCGCCCGGACTGACAGGCGCATTAGGCAGGCTAATTCCAGCCAGCTCCTCCTACCCCCGGCCCGCTAATTAATGAGCTTCCCAACTTAGAGCCGCCTGCATTGGACAGACAGAGAGTGAAACAGAGGacgagggagagggagagaaggagagagacggggggagcagagaagagagaagagagagggagggagggagggagagagagacaggcggagagagaacagagagaaataagagagaggagaaagggagaaaggagagagaaagagagggagagaagtgcCGCTGCAGATAATTGATTACTCCTCGATCAAGGCTAACTTGTTAGCAATAGTCAATTGCCCCATCTCTCCGCCTCCCCTCGCAGTACGGGATCGGCGTCCTCGCCTCGGCTCTTCCAACTGCCGCCGCCAGGACCCGGGGCCAGGAGCCGCCGCGGAGCCACCTGACACCTTTAAATAGCACCGGGGCTGGCGAAACTGGAGCCCCGTGCGGCTCGCCCCGGCTCGGGCCCCGGATTGCTGGAAGCcccggcggcggtggcggcgccCGCGTCAGCGCCCTCCTCCCGGGGCCCCGTGCGGCTCTGCTCGCCTCTGCCGCTGCGCTAATCGGCCCAGCGCCCGGCCCGCGCCCTACCGGGCGCGGCCTTCTTCGCGCCCGCCGTCGTTGCCTGCCCGCGCCGCCCGGCGCCCGAGCTGCCCGCGGGCTGGGTCCCCGCGGCCCGAGCCGCCCCGGCCGGGCCCCCAAACGAGGCCGAGATGACTTCCAAGGAGGACGGCAAAGCGGCGCCGGGGGAGGAGCGGCGGCGCAGCCCTCTGGACCACCTGCCGCCGCCCGCCAACTCCAACAAGCCGCTGACGCCGTTCAGCATCGAGGATATCCTCAACAAGCCGTCTGTGCGGAGAAGTTACTCGCTGTGCGGGGCGGCGCACCTGCTGGCGGCTGCGGACAAGCACGCGCCGGGCGGCTTGCCCCTGGCGGGCCGCGCGCTGCTCTCGCAGACCTCGCCGCTGTGCGCGCTGGAGGAACTCGCCAGCAAGACCTTTAAGGGGCTGGAGGTCAGCGTCCTGCAGGCAGCAGAAGGTAGGCACTGGGTTCCCCTGCGTCCAGCAGCCCGCGCACTTCTCCCTGTGCCCCTTGCTCCGTGCCCTGTGCCTCTGCCTAACTCCTCCCGCGCCGGCCGTCAGGGCCCTCCAGCCCAAGCCGCTGCCgctgggagtggaggtgggtgggACAGGACCCAAACCCTATTTCCTAGGAACCTCTGGATAGGCCAGAGTCGAGTGAccggggaggggtggagggaacCCAAGAGCTTTCCGCAGTTCTGCCTGATCTGCCCGGTTCCCTCCCGTTCCCAGTGGCCTGGGCGCTGCTAGCCCTGTTCCTGGGGTGGGGAACGGAGAGCCTTTTCCTGGGACCTTTTGGGTGGCAGTAGGTAGAGTCAGGGTGATTGGGAAGAAGTGGAGGACCAACCTTTACATTGCAGTCAGAGCGTCCCTGTCTGGTTCCCTCGTGCTCTGGCGACCTCGGGTCTTTCAAACCAGCTCTTTGGTGGGGGAGCAAAGACCAAAACAATTTTTTCCTAGGGACTTCCGGTAGATGAGAAACGGGGGAGAGGGGTTTGCGAGAGTCGAAGCTTACCCTAGTCCAGGAGGCCGAATCAAATCCGAGAAGGGAACAGCGGCTGATGTCAGGCCGATGGGCCTGGGTGGGGTGAGCGACAGCCGGGTGGGGGTCTTCTCTCCCCTGGCGCAAGCCTGTACTATGGTTTCCTCGCAGGCCGCGACGGGATGACCATCTTTGGGCAGCGGCAGACCCCCAAGAAGCGGCGAAAGTCCCGCACGGCCTTCACCAACCACCAGATCTATGAGTTGGAGAAACGCTTTCTCTACCAGAAGTACCTGTCCCCCGCCGATCGCGACCAAATCGCGCAGCAGCTGGGCCTCACCAACGCTCAAGTTATCACCTGGTTCCAGAATCGGCGCGCCAAGCTCAAGCGGGACCTGGAGGAGATGAAGGCCGACGTGGAGTCCGCCAAGAAACTGGGCCCCAGCGGGCAGATGGACATCGTGGCGCTGGCTGAACTGGAGCAGAACTCGGAGGCCGcgggcggcggtggcggcggctgCGGCAGGGCCAAGTCGAGGCCTGGCTCTCCGGCGCTCCCCCCAGGCGCCCCGCAGGCCCCGGGGGCCGGGCCCCTGCAGCTCTCGCCCTCTTCCCCGCTCACGGACCAGCCGGCCAGCAGCCAGGACTGCTCGGAGGACGAGGAAGACGAAGAGATCGACGTGGACGATTGAGCGGCGCCCGGGatctgctgccgccgccgctgccctAGCGCCCGTATGCCCGCCGCCTCCCGGACCGGACCGAGGGGAGCTGGGACCTCCTCTGCAACTCCCGCCTTCTCCCCTGTCCCTGGCCCGGACTCGGCTCCCGGCAGCTGCCTCTTCCTTCTCGAAGCAATAAACCCGGGCTGGCCGGCCGGGCCGGCCGCCGAGCGCGGCCTTCGCCGCCCTGGGAGCCCTCGCCGTGCAATTCTGTATGGCttctgtataaatatttaaaccGATGTAGCGGGTTCTTCCCACCAcagcctgacttttttttctttcttttattttttaaaatctcggAGATTTCCATGTTTTCAAAGCTCTCAGGCTGCTGGGTTTGCTGAGGGCGAGGCAGAATCGAGGGTAATGAACACTTAACCCCGCGGTCTGGAGGAGGGGGCCGCCCCgactgttttgatttttctctgcatGTGGCGAATGCACCGGCCCTCTCCCTTCTCACCTCCCTTGGCCTATTGCAGttgacttttttatttccttctgcctttttgCCCCGAGTGGGAAGGGGCTGAGGGGGACAGCCAGATCCCAACTTGCAAGTTTTAAATCcatctctccccgcccccccaccccgccagaAGTCTGTTTTCGATGCCATTTCTGTCTCCCCATGCCCACTAACGCTATTTTCAAGATTCCTCCCCACgctctctctgtttccttggaCTGACTGCTAGGGTCCGGCTCTTAGGGACAAAGCAGGGGGAAACCAACCAAGCAACAAACGAAAATGGAACCCAAAGCCCTAgaattattttttactctttttagaatttttttgcatgtgacagAGACTGAGAGGAGGCCGACTTAAGccctcaccccacctcctccGCAGCTCTGGGTCTGTCTTGCAGTCCTCAATGCCCTGCTCCTAGCTCGACTTGGCCAGACAAGGGTGGTCGGATGAGGGTGGGTCTCGCGTGTCCcttccctgctcctgccctctcctccccggACTGTACCCAAGGCCTCTTTCTCCGATAAATAAAGTCTTTGCCATTTTACTAGAACCCGCGGTGACCGTGTCTGAATGAGCGGGCCCTATTGGGGGAAATCGCGGCAGGCTCGCTTATCTTGCCGCTGCTCCTCGCCGGCTGCCAGGCCTTGGAGATTTGGAGTTTCAGGGCAGGCGTGAGAATTCGAGATGAAAGGAAAGCAGTAGGAGAAGACACTCCTCGCCGGAGAACACGCGGCAGCTCCCAAATGGTGGGGGGCGAGAGAAGCGGGCTTCGCCAGGTCCGGGTCAAAAGGGAGGCGCGGAGCGCTGGGAGAAAATGCGTGCGTACGTTAGGGGCGCCAAGGGTGGAAAATTAATTCGTGTGGGGCAAAGAGTGGGTGGGGGAGACTTGCACCGCGGTTCGTGCCTCCCACGTGGGACTGAAGGGCAGGCATTCTTCCCGCTCTGCCTGGGACGCCTGCTAAGCCTCCGATGTATGGCAGGTATAGCTCAGTTGGACAGCAGGGTGGAGCCTGAGGGCTCCTAAGTTGTGGTTCGCCAAAGGATCTCACCCTTGGAGGAGGAAGGACAATGAAGCTGAAGGCACCAAGGGCAGGCTGAATCGCGCGCACCGGCACGGGCACGGGGAGATGGAGCCCTAGGTGTCTGAGAATTGTGGTGAATTTCTGGTAACTTTACAAATTCCGGGCCCCAAACTCGGCTGGGGGCAGAGACATCAATCCCCCAAGGACTCTTTGGGGTCCCCGCGCCCTCAGGGCGGCTGGGGCAGGGACACAGGCAGCTTTCACTTTTCTAGACTGAGCAGGTTTCTCTCTGGGCTTTTGTTGTCGCTGGACTGGCGAGTGGCCGCTGTCACCAGAGGAGGGTCCCGCCTCCGGGCTGCTCGGCTCTCTTTCTCCGCAAAATTGATGTGAGAAATGCGCATCTGGTCTCGGGCAGGCGATGGGGCCCCGGGGCCTGAGTTGGGAACGCGCGCGTCCTGGAGgaaactgagagacagagaaacagaaaaaggagcaCAGAAAGACACTCCAAAAGCAGAGCGAGAAAGTGGAGAGCCACAGAGACAgggatgaggaagagaaagaggaaaagctatacggagagagagagacagagaaagagggagaaaaagggaattgGAAGAGGGgcgagaagagagaggagagaacgAAAGAAGGAAACAGGCAGCGGGCAGCGGGCGGGCGTGCGGCTGGTTCCTCCTGGGCGACATAAATCGCCCTCTCTCAGGATGGATGGGTCTGTAATTCGGAGCGCGGACCATGAAGGCCGGGACGAATGGACCCGGGCGGCCGCTGACAGGCGACAATAGCCGGGCCCAGCCCCCCGCGGCTCCGGGTGCGGGCGCGGCCGCGGCCCTCCGCAGCCCAGAGCGCGCCGGCGCTGGCGACCATATGGTTTTTGAATTTTCTTCACAATTTGTAGACAATTTGATGGATTAGGTCCCCGCGCGCGCCTCCCCGGCACAAAGGCGGCGCAGGGACCGCGGCGCGGCGGTCACCCGGGCATCTGCGCCCGCCTTGCGCACCCCCCTcccgcccggcccccgccccgcgcccggaGCCCGGGGCCGCCCGCCCAACACGCCCATGAATCCCAATGAAGCGGCCCTGGCACCTCAGGCCGCTCCCTGCTTCGCGGCCCCCGGGCTGGGCCCTGCTGGGTCCCTTTGGGTTGGGGGCGGCGGCCCTGGGGCTGAGCCCACCGGAGCTGCGGCGCCCGCGGGGCGCGCGGCTAAGCAGGCGCATCGGGGCTGAGGAGAAACGGGGCCATTTATCCGCCCGTCTAGTTAAAGCGGGTTATTTGTTTGCTTCTccggcctccccctcccctcccctcccctcccctccccctcccctcctccccctccttccccttctgccttttattcttttgtctctAAATGGATTTAATGAGCCTGAAAAACATGACAATTGAATataaccaagaaataaaaaataacgagggaggaaggaaggaggaaaggaaggaaggaaagaagaaggggaaggattaataaaatggaaaaatccgttcaattcagcaaatgtttatcgTGCGTCTTTTTGCGCCAGGCCGCGCTGGGGGCTGGGAAATTGAAACGAAACAGATCCgattcctgccttcaaggagctcccaGTCTAGCGGACGAGAGACCCGCCATGTCCCCGGCGCGAACAGGAGAACTGGGCCGAGAGGCAGAGACGTGCCATTTGCAGAACTAGGAGAGATGTCATCGGGCTCAGGGTGGTGGGGGCTTCACGGAGGAGATGGCTTTGGACCCAGGCCTTGAAAAACGAGGAGGAATTCGTTGTTTCTACAGGCCAGAAAGAAGGGCGGGCGAAGGAAAGACCGCACCGCCGTcggagggaaggggaaagaggagtATGCTGGAGCCCCGGGCTGAGCCCGAGCCTGGAGGCCCGGGCAGGACGCTCCGTGCGCTCGGTCCCGCACAGTTCGAGGAACAGATTTGAGCCGCCCCATAGTCTCCTTGGCTCTGCTGGATTCGATGCCTCCGCCAGGCTGCCAGTAGCCTTCCCGAGCCCCACTGACAGCGCGCGTGGCCGTTGAGACCGGACTCCGCCTGACCGAGCACCGCGGCGTGGGGCTAGTTTCCTGGCCTCATCGCGCAAAGAGGTGGCGGCCGTGGGCAAGGGCTGAGGGGCTTGACTGTAGGTGGGAGCGAGGGGCTGGGATCCACGGAGGCCTAGGCTTCCAGCCCACTCTCTCTGCAGCTCTCCTGGCTCTTACGGGAGATGCTACCCGCGCGCAGGCCAGGGCGCTCCGACGGCGTTGGCTGCACTCCAGGCGCTACGCGGGGACCTGTGATGTGACAGGGCCTCGAATCAAAGTGCCAGCCCCGAACCTCTTAACGGGCACCTGCCAGGCCTGCATCAGGGTGCGTCTGTGTGTGATGTGTGCACTGCATGTGTGCACTCTGCGGGAGCAGGGCGTGGGAGTGTGGTATGGATCGTGTGAAGGGCTGTGGCCCTGCGCCCATTCTCAGGGCGAGGTTCACTAAGGCTTGAGACCCTCTGGGCCGTCCGCCCTGTGACTGTAGTTGCTTCACCGCCAGGGACCGTTGCAGGCATGTTTTCTCGGGACTCTGGCCTCTCTACAGACCCACTTTCGGTTCTGGCTGCCTCGGAAAAGTGGCCggctttgtctcttccttttctgttggCTCCGGGGCCTCGTCCTGGCTTGCCAAGTCCCGGGACGCAGAGGGTTTGTGCTCTCCAGGCCTGGGACCCCGCGGCGCGCGGACAGGCCGGCCGCACCGCGCCATCCGGCTGGCTCGGCTTTCCCCGCTCCGCCTTTCCCGGCCCGGGGGCCCAGCGGGCGGCGCCGGGTGAGGCCGGGAGGCGCAGTTCCTTATTTTACGAGGTGTCGGGCCGGTGTCAGACGCAGCTCCGATAAGTAATACTCCAGTCTGAGGGACCAGAACGTGGTAATTAATCCCAAAGACTTAAGTGTATTTTagttcaggagaaaaaaaatcactaattcaATCGTCCGGAAAATTGAAGTTTGATGCATGAGTCCCCCCTGAAAGGGACGGGCTGGGGCCGCGCGCCTCCCCTCCGCCCCTGCCGGTCGCCGCGGggaccccctcctccccactcttctGAGCCTTCAGGTCCAAGGAAGTCGACTCACCCCGCCCTGCATGTCGCCAGCCACGCTAACCTAGCGGCACCTTGGCTTTGCTTTCTACCCCAACAACCAGCCCCTCTTTCTTGGGGCCCAGAAAGCAGTTTGTGCCGAGAATACAGATGTTCCCCTAACACACACACCTGGGAAGGGACTTAAAGGAGCACAGGAGGCATAGGAGGAGTGACTAGATAAGGGGTGAGAATGGACAAGGTCAGGGGCTGCAAGACACATGGAAGAAGAGACCTGGAACCTGAGGGAACTGGGGTCACAAGAGTCAGCATGTAGTGGCTGCCGTTTAAAAGTGGAGAAGTATGGGGCTGCGAGGTGGTGCGAGTAGGGGTTAGAACTGAGGGTGTCCTGGCTGGTGGTGGTTGGGCTGTAGAAATGTGGGTGGTTGAGTAGTGTGGGAAATGGGTGCATCCTTAGACTGTACGTGCACGAATGGATGTCTCAGGTAGAGGTTGGAAGGCCTTGGGGTGCTGGAGCTTGACCCCAAGTGGATCCACAGGCTGTGTCTCCCAAAGGAGAGGC harbors:
- the LBX1 gene encoding transcription factor LBX1, with product MTSKEDGKAAPGEERRRSPLDHLPPPANSNKPLTPFSIEDILNKPSVRRSYSLCGAAHLLAAADKHAPGGLPLAGRALLSQTSPLCALEELASKTFKGLEVSVLQAAEGRDGMTIFGQRQTPKKRRKSRTAFTNHQIYELEKRFLYQKYLSPADRDQIAQQLGLTNAQVITWFQNRRAKLKRDLEEMKADVESAKKLGPSGQMDIVALAELEQNSEAAGGGGGGCGRAKSRPGSPALPPGAPQAPGAGPLQLSPSSPLTDQPASSQDCSEDEEDEEIDVDD